From the Thomasclavelia ramosa DSM 1402 genome, the window CCAGAAACAAAGACAGCAATTTTTAGCATAATTGCACTCCTTTGTCACCTGCTTCAATACTTCCAATAATATAACATTCATCACCTGCTGCTTTAATTGCCGCCATACTAGTTTCAATATCAGCTGGATCTAACGCAATGACCATACCTAATCCCATGTTAAATGTGTTATACATCATTTCCTCTGCAATATCACCTTTTTTAGCAATCAGATCAAAAATTGCGGGTACTTTATAGCTATCTTTTTTAATAACTGCTTTTACTCCATCGGGTAACATTCTTGGGATATTTTCATCAAAACCACCACCAGTTATATGAGAGCAGCCTTTTATTCTTACCCCAGCATCTTTAACATTTTTTAATGCTTTTACATAAATTCTAGTTGGTGCAATTAGGGCTTCGCCTAATGTTTTTCCAAGTTCATCATAATATGTATCTAAGGTTTCTTTATTCATCTCAAATACGTTTCGAACTAATGAGAATCCATTACTATGAACTCCACTTGAAGCAATTCCCACTAAAACATCACCTGGTTTAATGTTTTCACCATTAATAATATCTTTTTTATCAACCACCCCGACTGCAAAACCAGCTAGATCATAGTCGTCTTCAGGCATTAATCCAGGATGTTCCGCTGTTTCACCACCAACTAAAGCACAACCAGATTGTTTACAGCCTTCAGCAACCCCACTTACGATCGTCGCAATTTTTTCCGGATAGTTTTTTCCACACGCAATATAATCAAGGAAGAACAATGGTTCTCCACCTGAACAGGCAATATCATTAACACACATTGCAACTGCATCAATACCAATTGTATCATGTTTATCCATTACAAAAGCAAGTTTTACTTTTGTTCCGCATCCATCAGTTCCTGATAAAAGAACAGGTTCATCCATATCTTTGATTGCACTTAAATCAAATGCTCCTGCAAAACCACCAAGACCACCTAAAACCTCCGGACGCATTGTTTCCTTAACGTGTTTTTTCATTAATTCAACTGATTTGTATCCTGCTTCAATATCTACTCCAGCCTTTTTGTAATCCATTTTTAATCTCCTTTATTATTTTTGCATTCTTGCTAATACTGCTTTATAAGTTTCGATTAAATCACCAATATCTTGTCTAAATACATCTTTATCGTATTTTTGATTAGTTTCAACATCCCATAAACGACAAGAATCTGGAGAAATTTCATCAGCTAACAAGATTTGACCATCAGGTGTTTTCCCAAATTCAATTTTAAAATCAACTAATTTTAAATTTAAGCTTAAGAAAAATTCCTTTAATAATTCATTTATTTTTAATGTTTCTTGTTTAATAAAATTATATTCTTCTCTTGTACATAGTTTTAAGGCAACTGCGTGATCTTCATTAATCAATGGATCACCATAATCATCATTTTTATAACTTAATTCAAAAATTGGTTCGTCTAAAACGATTCCTTCAGGAGCTCCTAATCTTTTACAAAAAGACCCTGTTGTAATATTTCTAATAATTACTTCTAATGGGAAGATATCAACTTTTTTTACTAAAATATCTCGTTCATTTAATTTCTTGATCATATGAGTTTTAATTCCTGCTTCTTCTAACATATCAAAGATAATGCAAGAAATTGTATTGTTTAAAACTCCCTTACCTTCAAACTGATCATGTTTTACACCATTTCCAGCAGTTGCGTCATCTTTATAATGAATCAAATATTCATCTTCTTTATCTGTTTTGTAAACTTGTTTTGCTTTTCCTTCATATAATAATTCTGCCATTTTGATTTCTCCTCTTATCTTTTATTTATATTTTGCAATAACTTCTTCATTAGCACTCATTGCTTGCTTTTCCATATCTTTACGATATGCTAATAACTTTTCTTTAATCTTATCATGTTTGATTGCCATGATTTGTAACGCCAAATATGCAGCGTTCTTGCTCCCGTTAATTGCCACAGTAGCCACAGGAATTCCTGAAGGCATTTGAACGATTGATAGTAACGCATCCATACCATCTAATGTAGCCCCGCTAATTGGTACCCCGATAACTGGCAATACTGTTTGAGAAGCGACAACTCCAGGTAAAGCTGCTGCCATTCCAGCCGCTGTAATAATTACTTCGGTTCCATCAGTCTCTGTTTCTTTAATAAATGTACTTAATCCTAAATGTGCCCGATGAGCTGAAAGACATCTTACATTTACTTCAACACCATAGTCTTTCAAAATTCCAATTGCTGGTTCAACCTTACTTAAATCGCTTGTAGAACCCATAATAATTGCTACTTTCATAATTTCTTCCTTTCTTTTTAAACCACTAAAAGTGACAATGAGTCACTTTTAGAATAAGCCTACTATCTTACCATCTTTATCAATGTCCATATTAACCGCTGCCGGACGTTTTGGTAATCCTGGCATTCTCATAATACTTCCAGAGATAGCTACTAAAAATCCTGCTCCAGCAGATGGGATAAGATCATTAATCTTAATCGTAAATCCCCTAGGGCGACCAAGCAGCGTCGGTTGATCAGATAAAGAGTATTGGGTCTTAGCTACACAGATTGGTAAATCAGCTAATCCTTGTGCTTCGTACTTTTTCATCTTTGTTAATACTTTTTTATCAAACGCTACTCCGTCAGCACCATAGATTTCTTTCGCGATAGTTTCAATTTTTTCTTTGATTGATAAATTTAAATCATATAATGGTTGATAATTAGCTTCTTTAATATCTAAGATTTCTAATAGTTTTTCAGCAAGCTCGATTCCCCCATCAGCACCTTTTTCCCATACTTTAGAAATAGCTACATCAACACCCATTTTATTACATGTATCTTTTAATAATTGCAACTCTGCTTCACTATCAGTTGGAAAAGCATTGATTGCTACCACTGAAGGCAGGTTATATTTCGCAATATTTTCAATATGTTTTTCTAAATTTTTAATTCCTTTTGCTAAAGCTTCAAGATTTTCTGTGCCTAACTCTTTTTTATCAACACCACCATGCATTTTTAGCGCTCTAACAGTTGCAACGATCACAACTGCTTGAGGATCAAGATTAGCTTGACGACATTTTATATCTAAGAATTTTTCTGCTCCTAAATCAGCACCAAATCCTGCTTCTGTAATTGCATAATCACCTAATTTAATAGCTAATTTAGTTGCCATCACTGAGTTACATCCATGAGCAATATTAGCAAACGGTCCCCCATGAACAAAGACCGGCGTATGATCTAATGTTTGTACTAAGTTTGGTTTAATTGCGTCTTTTAATAATAAAGTAACTGCACCAGTTGCTTCAATATCATTTACTGTGACTGGATTTCCAGCATAGTCATAAGCAACGATCATTTTACCTGCTCGTTCTTTTAAATCTTCAAGGCTCGTTGCCAAACATAAAATTGCCATTACTTCACTAGCGACAGTAATATCAAAACCGTCTTCTCGAGGCATTCCATTGACTTTTCCGCCAAGACCACAGATAGTATTACGTAAAGCGCGATCATTTAAATCAACAACTCTTCTCCAAACAATATTACGTACATCGATATTTAGAGGATTTCCCTGATGAATAGAGTTATCAAGCATTGCCGCAATAAGATTATTAGCAGCAGTGATTGCATGGATATCACCAGTAAAATGTAAATTAATATCTTCCATTGGAACTACTTGTGCATATCCTCCACCGGCAGCTCCACCTTTGATCCCAAAACATGGCCCTAAAGATGGTTCTCTCATTGCCACAACTGATTTTTTTCCTAACTTATTTAAGGCTTGAGACAATCCGATCATCGTTGTCGTCTTACCTTCCCCAGCTGGAGTAGGATTAATTGCAGTAACCAAGATCAATTTTCCATCAGGATTGTTTTCCAGCCGATTAATCGCCTCAAGTGCAATCTTGGCTTTATACTTACCATATAATTCTAAATCATCATCTTCTAAACCAACCTTTTTAGCAATCTCACTAATTGGTTTCATCTTTGCACTTTGTGCAATTTCAACATCAGTTAACATAACGCCACCCTTTCAAATATAATTTTTAAATAAACATTCTAAGGTCACCAATAATCAAAACAAAAATACACCTAATTTATATCATATTTCAGCTTTTTTCTCAACCAGTACAGTTGTTTTAAAACCACTCTTTTCGCCCTCAAAACAAGCAATTTGACCAAAGAATTAAAAAAGAGCCTACACTCGTCCAGACTCTTGCCCAGACGGTCGGCTCTTACATGATTATACTCCCTGTGGTTAATTCCACTTCCGTCAGTCGTATAACTATTTGCATAATATCATTTATTGATTCAAGATTCAAGCATTTACAAAAAAATTGTCGCATTTTAAACTCAACAAAAATAATTGATAATAAAAATAATTACTAACGGAATTATCATTATAAACAACTCTTTGATTAAAATAGCATCATCACGGCTTTCTAACTTATCTTTGATGGTCTGTTCTGTATCAATTTGACGAGTTGGATAACCAACAAAACCACCACAACAAAAAGCTAAAACACCAATAAAAATAAATAAACAGATAATATTTAAAGTACCTTTACTGATACTATTAGCAAAACGGCTTCCCAATAACCCAACCAAGAAAACAATATAACCACTATAAAGAAAATATACTAATTTGCGCTTCATAATTATCACCTTCTATGTTAATTATAAAGATAATATAATGAGATTACAAATATTATATATATTATTTTATAATAAAAGATGGTTTTATCCCATCTTCTAGTAACTATATTTTTGTATTTTAGTTAGTACTCTCTCTTTTTCATTACCTTCTAAAATTATTGGCTGATAATTATTTCGTCCTTTAACCGAGGTAACTGAACAAGGAATAATTTCGTGACTATCTCCAGTATAAACACCGTCAGTGAAATTCATTGTAATTGAGTAAATCATTGAATCTGTATCACTAGGATTGCGATTTCCACCAAAACAAAAGTTTCCTAATGAATAAACGATTTGTTTTCCATTATATTCTTCTGTTCCTTGAACAACATGCGGATGTGAACCCATAACTAAATCCGCACCACTATCTATTGAAAATTTTGCTAACTCACGCTGATCACTATTCGCATAGTATTCCCGCTCAATTCCCCAGTGATAAAAAACGACTACGGCATTAGCTCCCTGGTTATTTTTCAAGTCATTGATTGCTGCTTTAATTGTTGCACGCCCTTTTTCGTTATTCATTGATAAAGACATTGAACGATACCCCAAAAAGCCAATTTTAATTCCTTTAATTTCCTTGACACATGACGTTTCATAGCCAAAATAGCCAATTCCCTTTTCATCAAGTACTTGCTTAGTATCCGTCATCCCTTGTTCATAATAATCTTCTGAATGATTATTGGCAATAGAAACCAGCTCAACACTACCGCTAGTTAAAATATTAACATATTCTTTTGGTCCGCTAAAAGGAAACTGTTTTTCTACATGTGAAGTCGCACTTGTCAATGGGCCTTCAAGATTAACAATTGTAAGGTCATCATTTTCGAAAACATTTTTGACATTCTTAAAAAAATATGTAGCATCATTTCCCTGTTTGGCATACTCTTGATTAAACGATCCATCATAAGCTTGTCCTGCATAATTTCCCAATGTACAATCCCCTGCAAAATTTAATTTAATACTAGTATTGACAGGCTCTTTTTCTTCTGTTTTTTCTTCTTTCTTGACTGTTTCTTCTTTTTTATTCTTTTGATTCGATGATGAGCAGCCAACCACTAAAAATAACATCATCAAACAAATTAATATTTTCTTCATCTTTGCTGCACTCCTTTGTCCATTAGTATATCATATAATTAGATTCTTTTACATTAGATAAAA encodes:
- the purM gene encoding phosphoribosylformylglycinamidine cyclo-ligase: MDYKKAGVDIEAGYKSVELMKKHVKETMRPEVLGGLGGFAGAFDLSAIKDMDEPVLLSGTDGCGTKVKLAFVMDKHDTIGIDAVAMCVNDIACSGGEPLFFLDYIACGKNYPEKIATIVSGVAEGCKQSGCALVGGETAEHPGLMPEDDYDLAGFAVGVVDKKDIINGENIKPGDVLVGIASSGVHSNGFSLVRNVFEMNKETLDTYYDELGKTLGEALIAPTRIYVKALKNVKDAGVRIKGCSHITGGGFDENIPRMLPDGVKAVIKKDSYKVPAIFDLIAKKGDIAEEMMYNTFNMGLGMVIALDPADIETSMAAIKAAGDECYIIGSIEAGDKGVQLC
- the purC gene encoding phosphoribosylaminoimidazolesuccinocarboxamide synthase, which encodes MAELLYEGKAKQVYKTDKEDEYLIHYKDDATAGNGVKHDQFEGKGVLNNTISCIIFDMLEEAGIKTHMIKKLNERDILVKKVDIFPLEVIIRNITTGSFCKRLGAPEGIVLDEPIFELSYKNDDYGDPLINEDHAVALKLCTREEYNFIKQETLKINELLKEFFLSLNLKLVDFKIEFGKTPDGQILLADEISPDSCRLWDVETNQKYDKDVFRQDIGDLIETYKAVLARMQK
- the purE gene encoding 5-(carboxyamino)imidazole ribonucleotide mutase, translated to MKVAIIMGSTSDLSKVEPAIGILKDYGVEVNVRCLSAHRAHLGLSTFIKETETDGTEVIITAAGMAAALPGVVASQTVLPVIGVPISGATLDGMDALLSIVQMPSGIPVATVAINGSKNAAYLALQIMAIKHDKIKEKLLAYRKDMEKQAMSANEEVIAKYK
- a CDS encoding formate--tetrahydrofolate ligase; its protein translation is MLTDVEIAQSAKMKPISEIAKKVGLEDDDLELYGKYKAKIALEAINRLENNPDGKLILVTAINPTPAGEGKTTTMIGLSQALNKLGKKSVVAMREPSLGPCFGIKGGAAGGGYAQVVPMEDINLHFTGDIHAITAANNLIAAMLDNSIHQGNPLNIDVRNIVWRRVVDLNDRALRNTICGLGGKVNGMPREDGFDITVASEVMAILCLATSLEDLKERAGKMIVAYDYAGNPVTVNDIEATGAVTLLLKDAIKPNLVQTLDHTPVFVHGGPFANIAHGCNSVMATKLAIKLGDYAITEAGFGADLGAEKFLDIKCRQANLDPQAVVIVATVRALKMHGGVDKKELGTENLEALAKGIKNLEKHIENIAKYNLPSVVAINAFPTDSEAELQLLKDTCNKMGVDVAISKVWEKGADGGIELAEKLLEILDIKEANYQPLYDLNLSIKEKIETIAKEIYGADGVAFDKKVLTKMKKYEAQGLADLPICVAKTQYSLSDQPTLLGRPRGFTIKINDLIPSAGAGFLVAISGSIMRMPGLPKRPAAVNMDIDKDGKIVGLF
- a CDS encoding CapA family protein, giving the protein MKKILICLMMLFLVVGCSSSNQKNKKEETVKKEEKTEEKEPVNTSIKLNFAGDCTLGNYAGQAYDGSFNQEYAKQGNDATYFFKNVKNVFENDDLTIVNLEGPLTSATSHVEKQFPFSGPKEYVNILTSGSVELVSIANNHSEDYYEQGMTDTKQVLDEKGIGYFGYETSCVKEIKGIKIGFLGYRSMSLSMNNEKGRATIKAAINDLKNNQGANAVVVFYHWGIEREYYANSDQRELAKFSIDSGADLVMGSHPHVVQGTEEYNGKQIVYSLGNFCFGGNRNPSDTDSMIYSITMNFTDGVYTGDSHEIIPCSVTSVKGRNNYQPIILEGNEKERVLTKIQKYSY